From Brassica oleracea var. oleracea cultivar TO1000 chromosome C3, BOL, whole genome shotgun sequence, a single genomic window includes:
- the LOC106330810 gene encoding surfeit locus protein 2-like, translating to MSLRYRLYLLPRCELWQALAKDDDWRLLSVHTQTGTAKGFAKVSCFENLLGSPTFVDIRKGRLRCVETGHEVVVGEKKTYARNKRCRLGLIDHPLSHGKSPLTKFSQCLISRSKLVCKLIGDTVNKNEEHIWKYVNGKRFLHRLEQVERGAVTSGKTEKIQVTNKHRRVKEETDSNDSEFWMLKSSSGSESEQESDEENCKGSHCDAKEYEEPSERTKRMSIEIGPSMIITVAPL from the exons ATGTCGTTAAGAT ATAGGTTATATCTTCTTCCTCGATGTGAGCTCTGGCAAGCTCTTGCAAAGGACGATGATTGGAGATTGCTTTCGGTTCATACACAGACTGGAACCGCAAAAGGGTTTGCTAAAGTGAGTTGCTTTGAGAATCTGCTTGGCTCACCTACTTTCGTGGATATAAGAAAAGGACGGCTCAGATGCGTGGAGACTGGTCACGAAGTTGTAGTCGGAGAAAAAAAAACATACGCTCGTAACAAACGGTGTCGTCTGGGACTCATCGATCACCCTCTATCTCATGGGAAATCTCCTCTCACCAAGTTCTCGCAGTGCCTAATTTCTCG TTCGAAGCTCGTGTGCAAGCTTATTGGGGATACTGTGAACAAGAACGAGGAACATATCTGGAAATACGTAAATGGGAAGAGATTTCTACACAGATTAG AGCAAGTGGAAAGAGGAGCTGTAACAAGTGGAAAGACCGAGAAAATACAAGTAACCAACAAACACAGACGCGTTAAGGAAGAAACTGACTCCAATGATTCAGAGTTTTGGATGCTTAAGTCAAGTTCTGGTTCAGAGTCAGAGCAGGAGAGTGATGAAGAAAACTGCAAAG GTTCTCATTGTGATGCCAAAGAATATGAAGAGCCCTCAGAAAG AACAAAGAGGATGTCAATAGAGATTGGACCAAGTATGATCATTACGGTAGCGCCACTATGA